Proteins encoded in a region of the Stieleria neptunia genome:
- a CDS encoding glycosyltransferase family 2 protein: MSRRDRRQICQVDLFLDSNNSDSTCQIASGPGAVVEQFDWNGRFPKKRNWYLRNRAPETQWVLFLDADEIFKRELAKTLPESKASGYWMNYSIYFMGRELKYGDPLKKLALFRVGAGEYERIDESRWSHLDMEIHEHPIIEGEVGKIESKIDHRDFRDVSHYIAKHNEYSSWEPRRFLQMQSLGETTMPLTLKQKIKYRLIESPFAGIVYFLDAYFMMGGFLDGKRGLAFALLKMGYFTQVYCKIQELRAETRESTQTEVAHSLLAAAVAHEPQG, encoded by the coding sequence ATGTCTCGACGCGATCGGCGTCAAATTTGCCAAGTCGACCTTTTCTTGGATTCAAACAATTCCGATAGCACCTGTCAAATCGCATCGGGTCCCGGCGCGGTCGTCGAACAGTTTGACTGGAATGGGCGATTTCCAAAGAAACGCAACTGGTACCTGCGCAATCGAGCTCCGGAGACTCAGTGGGTGCTGTTCTTGGATGCCGATGAAATCTTCAAGCGAGAGCTTGCCAAGACGCTGCCGGAATCAAAGGCATCCGGGTATTGGATGAACTACTCCATCTACTTCATGGGGCGGGAACTGAAATATGGGGATCCGCTAAAGAAGCTGGCGCTGTTTCGAGTCGGGGCCGGCGAGTATGAGCGGATTGATGAATCGCGATGGAGTCACCTGGACATGGAGATTCATGAGCATCCGATCATTGAGGGTGAAGTGGGGAAGATCGAGAGCAAAATCGATCACCGCGACTTTCGCGATGTGTCCCACTACATCGCCAAGCACAACGAGTACTCGTCGTGGGAACCACGTCGGTTCTTGCAGATGCAGTCGCTCGGCGAGACGACGATGCCGCTGACGCTCAAGCAGAAAATCAAGTATCGGTTGATCGAGTCTCCGTTTGCGGGCATCGTCTATTTCTTGGACGCCTATTTCATGATGGGCGGCTTCTTGGATGGGAAACGGGGACTCGCGTTTGCCCTGTTGAAAATGGGCTACTTCACGCAGGTGTATTGCAAGATTCAAGAACTTCGAGCGGAAACACGAGAATCGACCCAGACCGAGGTGGCACATTCGTTGCTCGCTGCTGCGGTGGCGCATGAGCCGCAGGGGTGA
- a CDS encoding glycosyltransferase family 4 protein, with protein MKIVFFTHPERLSSASMPRFARMLGQGMSAQGHDVEYWTSPHFAGRLAVPHAGGRKWLGYVDQFIAYPSMLARRVRREPRSTLFVVTDHALGPWVPRIARRPHVIHCHDFLAQRSAVGELPENPTSWTGQRYQALIRRGYRRGQNFISVSHRTRDDLHRFLGRQPLASEVVHNGLNGDFRVLAVEDAQRCLRKHLTAEDASGFLLHVGGNQWYKNRCGVVELYRAWCKMVSRPVPLWLVGAKPAAALIEASKQIPNGGRVRFLTGLTNEEVIAAYNMASLFLFPSLEEGFGWPIAEAMACGTQVITTNAPPMTEVGGDAAIYHRRSSMDEREQWARDGAELIAKCLNQTSDQKQRGIESSLINAKRFDTGRALGQYEAIYREVLATSRVA; from the coding sequence ATGAAGATCGTTTTCTTTACTCATCCCGAACGATTGTCGTCGGCAAGCATGCCACGATTTGCTCGAATGCTTGGGCAGGGCATGTCGGCGCAAGGCCATGACGTTGAGTACTGGACTTCACCGCATTTTGCGGGAAGGTTAGCAGTTCCGCACGCCGGTGGTCGTAAGTGGCTGGGCTATGTGGATCAGTTTATCGCCTACCCGTCGATGCTGGCCCGCCGTGTCCGGCGGGAGCCGCGCAGCACCCTCTTTGTGGTGACCGATCATGCACTTGGACCGTGGGTGCCACGGATCGCTCGGCGCCCCCACGTAATCCATTGTCACGACTTTTTGGCACAGCGTTCCGCGGTCGGAGAGCTTCCCGAGAATCCGACCAGTTGGACCGGTCAACGCTATCAGGCGTTGATTCGTCGTGGCTATCGGCGCGGTCAGAACTTCATTTCTGTCTCTCACCGGACACGCGACGATCTGCATCGGTTCCTTGGAAGGCAACCGCTTGCATCCGAAGTGGTTCACAATGGACTCAATGGAGACTTCAGAGTGCTGGCTGTTGAAGATGCCCAACGATGCCTTCGAAAGCATTTGACGGCGGAGGATGCATCCGGTTTCTTGCTGCATGTCGGTGGAAACCAATGGTACAAGAATCGTTGCGGCGTGGTCGAGCTATATCGTGCTTGGTGCAAAATGGTCTCTAGGCCGGTTCCGCTGTGGTTGGTAGGCGCGAAACCGGCAGCGGCCCTGATCGAAGCATCCAAGCAGATCCCCAATGGGGGACGTGTTCGTTTTCTGACAGGACTGACGAATGAGGAAGTGATCGCTGCTTACAACATGGCGTCCTTGTTCTTGTTCCCGAGCCTCGAAGAGGGGTTTGGCTGGCCCATTGCCGAGGCGATGGCCTGCGGGACGCAGGTCATTACGACAAATGCACCTCCCATGACCGAGGTCGGCGGAGACGCAGCGATCTATCACCGGCGTAGCTCAATGGACGAGAGAGAGCAGTGGGCTCGTGACGGAGCTGAGTTAATCGCGAAATGTCTAAACCAAACATCTGATCAGAAACAGCGTGGCATCGAGTCGAGCTTGATCAACGCGAAGCGATTCGACACGGGGCGTGCACTAGGCCAATACGAGGCGATCTACCGCGAAGTGTTGGCAACTTCCCGTGTTGCCTGA
- a CDS encoding nucleotidyltransferase, with amino-acid sequence MKRSEKNVFGDNNVLRFAAEISQVLVELELDGCVIGGVANQRWGEPRQTADVDVTISLTFGAEMVVAQQLLDRFESRIENPKEFALANRILLLESDSGIGLDASLGGFPFEQRMMNRASDWIVPKHGVIRTCSAEDLIVLKAFAARPQDWIDLEKVIVRQGDRLDRDLIRTELAPLVELKEEPEIMTRLDALL; translated from the coding sequence GTGAAACGCTCTGAAAAGAACGTCTTTGGCGATAACAATGTCTTGCGTTTCGCCGCCGAAATCTCACAGGTCTTGGTCGAATTGGAATTGGATGGCTGCGTCATCGGCGGCGTTGCCAACCAGCGATGGGGAGAGCCAAGGCAAACGGCGGATGTCGACGTCACGATTTCCTTGACGTTTGGCGCTGAGATGGTAGTCGCCCAACAACTCCTGGACCGTTTTGAATCACGGATCGAGAACCCCAAGGAATTTGCGCTGGCGAATCGGATCCTGCTGCTCGAAAGTGACAGCGGAATCGGTCTCGATGCTTCCTTGGGTGGTTTTCCGTTTGAACAAAGGATGATGAACCGGGCGAGCGACTGGATCGTTCCCAAACACGGCGTGATCCGCACCTGCTCGGCGGAAGATCTGATTGTGTTGAAAGCGTTTGCCGCCCGGCCCCAAGATTGGATCGACCTTGAAAAGGTGATTGTGCGCCAGGGCGATCGTTTGGATCGTGACCTCATTCGCACCGAATTGGCTCCTCTGGTGGAACTGAAAGAGGAACCCGAAATCATGACACGCCTTGACGCACTGTTGTAA
- a CDS encoding acyltransferase gives MKIGDSCIIEPGVLFKHDGIWSEGKSIIIGDRVFLGRFVEFNIRESISIGDDALIASGCKFIDHDHGYSDTVKPMNIQEGREAAIVIEENVWLGVNVTVLKGVTIECGAIVAAGAVVTKSIPRLEIWGGVPACKLGERRESTERFEQVNGRSNLLGVLSQ, from the coding sequence GTGAAGATTGGAGACAGCTGCATTATCGAACCGGGGGTCTTGTTTAAGCATGATGGGATTTGGAGTGAGGGCAAATCAATCATTATCGGAGACAGAGTGTTCCTGGGCCGATTTGTCGAATTCAATATTAGGGAATCAATATCGATTGGAGATGATGCGCTAATTGCATCGGGGTGCAAATTCATTGATCACGATCACGGATATTCCGATACAGTCAAACCGATGAACATTCAGGAAGGCAGGGAAGCCGCCATCGTCATCGAGGAAAATGTCTGGTTAGGTGTGAACGTTACTGTACTTAAGGGCGTTACCATCGAATGTGGAGCCATTGTTGCCGCGGGAGCTGTGGTCACAAAATCAATTCCACGACTCGAGATCTGGGGGGGGGTTCCTGCCTGCAAACTGGGGGAACGTCGTGAAAGCACAGAACGGTTTGAGCAGGTGAATGGTCGCAGCAACCTGCTGGGAGTGCTTAGCCAGTGA
- a CDS encoding glycosyltransferase, protein MNILRVIPSMDPKMGGPCQGIRNSIPELAALGCNNEIVCLDDPAADYLTDELLTIHALGQGTGPWGRHPDLKPWLAEHLPRFDIVIIHGLWQYHSYAVTTVMQRLRKRLAAGTSATLAKRKKTESHSCSRLPRVFVMPHGMLDPWFQKDPSRRLKAYRNWAYWKLIERQTIEMADGMLFTCQKELELARKPFRPYRPRRELNVGYGVAPPPTETPAMRNAFLATCPELINPLTATMNRMAAGPSECQTISQRWKGGSHVSAVVSGGAAPVNSGAIELKGTELEIKPYLLFLSRIHPKKGIDLLINGYVDVALAQHTVRASMPDLVIAGPTDSTYASSMQLLASRRAEEARQRGASCAIHFSGMLTGDAKWGAFYGCEAFVLPSHQENFGIAVVEALACRKAVLISDQVNICDEISAAGAGIVRPTTATGVSEVLSLWLGMSDESRRRITDQTTACYQTHYQPRQAASQMLSALEGRT, encoded by the coding sequence GTGAATATTCTACGCGTGATTCCAAGCATGGATCCAAAAATGGGCGGGCCGTGTCAGGGCATTCGAAATTCCATTCCGGAATTGGCTGCGTTAGGGTGCAATAATGAGATTGTGTGCCTTGATGACCCTGCCGCCGATTACCTCACCGATGAGCTGTTGACAATTCACGCATTGGGGCAGGGGACTGGCCCGTGGGGACGACACCCTGACCTCAAGCCGTGGCTCGCCGAACATCTGCCGCGATTTGATATAGTAATCATACACGGGCTTTGGCAGTACCACAGCTACGCAGTAACGACCGTCATGCAGCGACTTCGCAAACGCCTTGCTGCAGGCACCTCCGCGACTCTGGCAAAGCGAAAAAAGACTGAGTCCCATTCTTGTTCTCGTTTGCCTCGTGTTTTTGTGATGCCGCACGGTATGCTCGATCCGTGGTTTCAAAAGGATCCGTCGCGTAGGCTAAAGGCTTACCGGAATTGGGCATATTGGAAACTGATCGAACGGCAGACGATTGAAATGGCTGACGGAATGCTATTTACCTGCCAAAAAGAGCTGGAGCTTGCCAGAAAGCCTTTTCGACCCTATCGGCCTCGACGCGAATTAAACGTGGGATATGGAGTGGCCCCACCGCCGACTGAAACACCGGCGATGCGCAATGCTTTCTTGGCAACTTGCCCAGAACTTATCAATCCACTTACGGCTACCATGAATCGTATGGCAGCTGGACCGTCGGAATGTCAAACTATCAGTCAAAGATGGAAGGGAGGTTCGCACGTGTCAGCTGTCGTTTCAGGCGGTGCCGCTCCGGTAAATTCCGGTGCAATTGAGCTGAAGGGAACTGAACTTGAGATCAAACCATACCTGTTGTTCTTGAGCCGGATTCACCCTAAAAAAGGCATCGACTTGCTGATCAATGGCTATGTGGATGTCGCTTTGGCGCAACATACCGTTAGGGCGAGTATGCCCGATCTAGTGATCGCGGGCCCGACGGATTCTACGTATGCTTCCTCCATGCAGTTGCTGGCGAGCCGCCGAGCAGAAGAGGCGCGTCAGCGGGGGGCTTCCTGTGCAATACACTTCTCAGGGATGCTTACCGGCGATGCCAAATGGGGCGCCTTTTACGGCTGTGAAGCATTTGTCCTTCCTAGTCATCAAGAGAATTTTGGGATCGCGGTCGTCGAGGCACTCGCATGCCGTAAGGCGGTGTTGATCTCCGATCAAGTCAATATCTGCGATGAGATATCAGCGGCTGGAGCAGGAATCGTGCGACCGACTACGGCAACGGGTGTCTCAGAGGTACTTTCACTTTGGTTAGGTATGTCGGATGAATCGCGACGGCGGATCACGGACCAGACAACCGCGTGTTACCAAACTCATTACCAGCCCCGCCAAGCTGCTTCTCAAATGCTGAGCGCTCTTGAAGGGCGAACGTAG
- a CDS encoding WcaF family extracellular polysaccharide biosynthesis acetyltransferase, translating to MNAVNLQSFDPSRGVDRGASRLKESLWYLTKCLFFLSSIPWPNQLQLFILRSFGAKVGRGINIKPRVNIHFPWKLTLGNDCWLGEELFILNFEPVVIGDDCCLSQRVFLCCGNHNFRDSTFTFRNEPIELKRGVWIGAQSFVGPGVTVDAETVVTAGSVVTMSLPANQICRGNPAVAVGLRWK from the coding sequence ATGAACGCAGTCAATCTTCAATCCTTCGATCCTTCACGCGGGGTCGACCGGGGAGCCTCCAGACTCAAAGAGTCTCTTTGGTACCTAACAAAGTGCCTCTTTTTTCTGTCAAGCATACCGTGGCCCAACCAATTGCAACTTTTCATCCTCCGTTCTTTTGGAGCCAAAGTCGGACGCGGAATTAACATTAAGCCCCGGGTGAACATTCATTTCCCGTGGAAACTGACGTTGGGAAATGATTGTTGGCTGGGCGAAGAATTATTTATTCTCAATTTTGAGCCGGTTGTGATAGGTGATGATTGCTGTTTGTCGCAGCGTGTCTTCCTCTGTTGCGGAAATCACAACTTTCGAGATTCTACATTTACGTTTCGTAATGAGCCGATCGAACTCAAACGTGGCGTATGGATCGGCGCGCAGAGTTTTGTTGGACCAGGCGTTACCGTTGATGCTGAAACCGTGGTAACTGCGGGCAGTGTTGTTACAATGAGCTTGCCGGCAAATCAAATTTGCCGGGGTAATCCTGCCGTCGCCGTTGGGTTGCGTTGGAAGTAG
- a CDS encoding glycosyltransferase WbuB translates to MKILLHGLNYAPEEIGIGKYSGEMVRELAEQGHEVVVVTTPPYYPQWEIAEGFSGARFQRESSVVSRQSSGREEKDASERLHAPHAPLPTANCKLPTSSSAPLPTDDCQLPTPFPVEVIRCPLYVPGKVTGLKRIVHLASFGLSSIPVVLWKALRFRPDVVMTVEPAAFCMPTTWLAARLCGAKAWLHVQDFEVDAAFELGILKQPLLKKFVLAAEAFLMRRFDRVSSISPNMLLKLVQKGVAEQRVVSFPNWVDCEVMKPIDADAELRAKFDIPPDRCVALYAGNIGAKQGLEIVIEAARRSADRVDLHFVICGRGAAYESLLESSRGLSNVQFLPPQPMERFNELMNCANIHLLPQRADAADLVMPSKLTGMLATGRPIVACASPGTQIADVVDGHGIVVPPADDVAFGDAVARLAGDAALRESMGAAARQYAVKHLGRRSILAKWIRDLKDVCAIDDGRVTVDSVGSTGSAIRGDTACMQAVRFDAAESMGTPAIEGQSQEGFITEASRTAGR, encoded by the coding sequence ATGAAGATTCTGCTACACGGTCTGAACTACGCTCCCGAAGAAATCGGGATCGGGAAGTACTCGGGGGAGATGGTTCGGGAACTGGCCGAACAAGGACACGAGGTCGTCGTCGTCACCACGCCCCCGTATTACCCGCAGTGGGAAATCGCCGAAGGATTCAGCGGGGCCCGTTTTCAACGGGAGTCGTCAGTCGTCAGTCGTCAGTCGTCAGGACGAGAAGAGAAGGACGCGTCTGAGCGTCTCCACGCTCCTCATGCCCCGCTGCCAACTGCCAACTGCAAACTGCCTACTTCTTCTTCCGCCCCTCTGCCAACTGACGACTGCCAACTGCCAACTCCCTTCCCTGTCGAAGTGATTCGTTGTCCGCTTTATGTGCCGGGCAAGGTCACGGGGTTGAAGCGGATTGTGCACCTTGCTTCGTTCGGATTGTCGAGCATTCCGGTCGTGCTTTGGAAGGCGTTGCGGTTTCGGCCGGATGTGGTGATGACGGTCGAACCGGCCGCGTTTTGTATGCCGACGACCTGGTTGGCCGCGCGGCTCTGTGGCGCGAAAGCCTGGTTGCATGTGCAGGACTTCGAGGTCGATGCGGCGTTTGAACTCGGGATTCTGAAACAACCGCTACTGAAGAAATTCGTCTTGGCGGCGGAAGCGTTTCTGATGCGGCGGTTTGATCGCGTCTCGAGTATCTCGCCGAACATGCTGTTGAAATTGGTTCAAAAAGGTGTCGCCGAACAACGTGTGGTTTCGTTCCCCAATTGGGTCGACTGCGAGGTCATGAAACCGATCGATGCGGACGCCGAGTTGCGGGCGAAGTTTGACATTCCGCCGGATCGGTGCGTCGCGTTGTATGCGGGAAACATCGGCGCGAAACAGGGATTGGAAATCGTCATCGAGGCCGCCCGCCGATCCGCCGATCGTGTCGATTTGCACTTCGTCATCTGCGGCCGAGGCGCGGCTTATGAGTCGTTGCTGGAATCTTCGAGAGGTTTGTCGAACGTGCAATTCCTGCCGCCACAGCCGATGGAACGCTTCAACGAATTGATGAACTGTGCGAACATCCATTTGCTGCCCCAACGCGCCGATGCGGCCGATCTGGTGATGCCGTCGAAATTGACCGGCATGCTGGCGACCGGCCGCCCGATCGTCGCCTGTGCCTCGCCGGGAACGCAGATCGCCGACGTCGTCGATGGACACGGGATCGTGGTTCCGCCGGCAGACGACGTGGCGTTCGGGGATGCGGTCGCGCGATTGGCCGGTGACGCGGCCCTGCGAGAGTCGATGGGTGCCGCGGCGCGGCAGTATGCGGTCAAGCATTTGGGGCGGCGATCGATTCTGGCGAAGTGGATTCGCGATTTGAAAGACGTCTGCGCGATCGATGATGGACGTGTCACCGTCGACAGTGTCGGTTCAACGGGTTCTGCGATTCGTGGCGACACCGCTTGCATGCAGGCCGTCCGTTTTGATGCGGCTGAATCGATGGGAACCCCGGCGATCGAAGGGCAATCCCAAGAGGGGTTTATCACGGAAGCTTCTCGTACGGCAGGACGTTGA
- a CDS encoding ISAzo13 family transposase, with protein sequence MSVRVGGDPDEPDVVYTNLASTEMAEKAAEAGTPVSDKTVSAWLNSLKIGFRKMIKTISGGLSADREQQFDLIAGHVESYQAAGNPVFSIDTKSKEFLGRLYRAGRIRTTEPIEAFDHDFPSWADGVVIPHGIYDIGRNAGHVNIGLSHETSRFATDSLKWYWNRIGKRCYPDTNSILLLCDCGGSNSASKYIFKHYLQKLVDTIGIEIRVAHYPSYCSKYNPIERRFFPHLGRACSGMLFDKLETVVKLMRNTSTRTGLRTTVNVLRGLYETGENATATMKAALRTVFDEQIPRWNYRFSPINRH encoded by the coding sequence TTGAGCGTTCGTGTTGGAGGCGATCCTGATGAGCCCGACGTGGTTTACACAAACCTGGCCTCCACTGAAATGGCTGAGAAGGCGGCCGAGGCCGGCACCCCTGTGAGCGACAAGACGGTCTCCGCTTGGCTGAATAGCTTGAAGATCGGTTTTCGAAAAATGATCAAAACTATTTCCGGTGGCTTGTCAGCGGATCGCGAGCAGCAGTTTGATCTCATCGCAGGACATGTGGAGAGCTATCAGGCTGCCGGCAATCCGGTCTTTTCGATCGACACAAAAAGCAAAGAATTCCTGGGCCGTCTTTACCGGGCCGGTCGCATTCGCACCACAGAGCCCATTGAAGCGTTCGACCACGACTTTCCGAGTTGGGCTGATGGCGTTGTGATTCCTCACGGAATCTACGACATCGGACGAAATGCTGGGCACGTCAACATTGGACTCTCTCACGAGACGAGTCGCTTCGCGACCGATAGCCTCAAATGGTACTGGAACCGGATAGGGAAACGTTGTTATCCGGATACCAATTCCATTTTGCTATTGTGCGATTGCGGCGGTAGCAACTCAGCTTCAAAATACATCTTCAAGCACTACCTTCAAAAGTTGGTCGACACGATCGGCATCGAAATTCGGGTAGCCCACTATCCAAGCTACTGTTCAAAATACAATCCGATTGAACGCCGTTTTTTTCCGCATCTTGGACGTGCTTGCTCCGGGATGCTTTTCGATAAGTTGGAAACAGTTGTCAAGTTGATGCGGAACACATCGACTCGGACCGGCCTTCGCACTACGGTCAACGTCTTGCGAGGGTTGTACGAGACGGGTGAGAACGCGACCGCAACAATGAAAGCAGCTCTGCGTACAGTTTTTGACGAACAAATACCGAGATGGAACTATCGATTCTCGCCAATTAACCGACACTAA